One window from the genome of Terriglobales bacterium encodes:
- the thpR gene encoding RNA 2',3'-cyclic phosphodiesterase, with translation MRLFVALDIPDEIRHRIRTFIAGVRGFAPDVRWVAPDSLHLTLKFIGEQPDDKLGAIKDALTTVAAQGVDVRFRGTGFFPTAKSARVFWIGIEADTRLADLAAGIDQALEPLGIEREPRAFSPHLTLARSGSGRPQRGRGDRPNRLFAVLQDRLAQMPPPDFGTMTAREFFLYLSELSPKGAQYTKLDRFALP, from the coding sequence ATGCGCCTGTTCGTCGCACTAGACATTCCCGACGAGATCCGCCACCGGATCCGCACTTTCATCGCCGGCGTCCGCGGCTTTGCCCCCGACGTCCGTTGGGTCGCCCCGGACTCGCTGCACCTGACCCTCAAGTTCATCGGCGAGCAGCCCGATGACAAGCTCGGCGCCATCAAAGATGCACTCACGACGGTCGCAGCCCAGGGGGTGGACGTCAGATTCCGTGGCACCGGCTTCTTCCCCACCGCCAAGTCCGCCCGTGTTTTCTGGATCGGCATCGAAGCCGACACGCGCCTGGCCGATCTGGCGGCAGGTATCGACCAAGCTCTGGAACCCCTGGGCATCGAACGCGAGCCGCGTGCCTTCTCGCCCCATCTCACGCTCGCGCGTTCCGGTTCCGGCCGCCCGCAACGCGGCCGCGGCGACCGCCCCAATCGCCTCTTCGCCGTCCTGCAGGACCGATTGGCGCAAATGCCCCCGCCCGACTTCGGTACAATGACCGCTCGCGAGTTCTTCCTGTACTTGAGCGAGCTGTCGCCCAAAGGCGCACAGTACACCAAGCTGGATCGGTTTGCATTGCCGTAG